The Brachyhypopomus gauderio isolate BG-103 chromosome 12, BGAUD_0.2, whole genome shotgun sequence genome window below encodes:
- the LOC143528675 gene encoding uncharacterized protein LOC143528675 isoform X2 has protein sequence MLVRVRFGGEQKYVKLPELTFEAFLKEVHSKFNIPEDRLPDIKVYDQSDTEIDAEVFEDIAKESPGTFRVTLANEELEFTGASQSSSSSVRSDDTIILTVTSCDPDAEAATGESSQAKRPCRINCEAKALIEKILASKPGGERIMQEYAKTKTLTDPTRRQMINILAAEMTETHGTSPPKSVRVMYAQGIVGLFPYLEDPYSQHGYEHYYDPESGSGYLAWRLKTIQRKTAEERGATGCKSPKIGGPGCGRQPFTSDEVPTDEDMEAAIAVLRYSADEGTVRSKMKTTFSYRQAMIKDANKSADVFSVFPRFLDTPGLIEQDFRLLFGEVTSNKFLERWPTTFKRKIMEESHGLVATSVLLDLLQNAESANEDEHAWDSDMSAIMLLLHLLPPSAQGKKRPGKMSASQAVDQLIRFQKVGTSVQQHLDTIKVSCQPYLLALGPTKNNIHAYFIVIDKYALPCKATASVGAFDELFKAHFVFGTSYSSCLNNFFTFVQTTIYNIDMGETKETPRVAELRARMLH, from the exons ATGTTAGTACGTGTTCGGTTTGGGGGAGAGCAAAAATATGTTAAGCTCCCCGAACTCACATTTGAGGCTTTCTTGAAAGAAG tgcattcCAAATTTAACATACCAGAGGATAGACTGCCAGACATCAAGGTGTATGACCAATCAGACACAGAAATTGATGCTGAAGTCTTTGAAGACATTGCAAAGGAGTCACCTGGAACTTTTCGAGTCACTCTAGCTAATGAAGAACTTG aattCACAGGCGCCTCTCAGTCATCCTCATCATCTGTAAGATCTGATGACACCATTATTCTAACCGTAACTTCCTGTGACCCGGATGCAGAAGCAGCCACTGGCGAAAGTAGCCAAGCTAAAAGACCATGTCGAATAAACTGTGAGGCAAAAGCG TTGATTGAAAAAATCCTAGCATCGAAACCTGGTGGTGAACGAATTATGCAAGAGTATGCAAAAACCAAAACCTTGACAGATCCCACCAGAAGACAGATGATAAATATACTTGCCGCTGAGATGACAGAAACACATGG GACATCTCCTCCGAAGAGTGTTAGGGTGATGTATGCACAGGGAATAGTTGGGCTGTTTCCTTATCTGGAGGATCCATATTCCCAACATGGATAT gaaCATTACTATGATCCAGAAAGTGGATCTGGATATCTGGCTTGGCGATTGAAGACCATACAAAGAAAAACAGCAGAAGAAAGAGGTGCCACAGGATGCAAATCGCCCAAAA TTGGTGGACCAGGTTGTGGCCGACAACCCTTCACCAGTGATGAAGTGCCAACTGATGAGGACATGGAAGCAGCCATTGCTGTTTTGAGATACTCTGCTGATGAAGGCACTGTCCGTTCCAAGATGAAAACTACCTTCTCTTATCGCCAAGCAATGATTAAAGATGCAAACAAATCAGCAGATGTCTTTTCTGTCTTCCCACGGTTCCTGGACACACCAGGACTg ATAGAGCAAGACTTCAGACTTCTGTTTGGTGAGGTAACATCTAACAAGTTCCTGGAAAGGTGGCCAACAACctttaaaagaaaaataatgGAGGAAAGCCATGGACTTGTAGCAACCTCAGTTCTACTGGATTTATTGCAAAATGCTGAGTCTGCTAATGAAGATGAGCATG CCTGGGACAGTGACATGTCTGCAATCATGCTGTTGTTGCATCTATTACCACCATCTGCACAAGGAAAAAAACGCCCCGGAAAGATGTCTGCATCTCAAGCTGTAGATCAGCTCATCAGATTTCAAAAG GTTGGAACCAGTGTGCAGCAGCACCTAGACACCatcaaagtaagctgtcagcCCTATCTGCTTGCCCTGGGACCCACAAAGAACAACATTCACGCCTACTTCATTGTGATCGACAAATATGCACTTCCATGCAAGGCAACAGCTTCAGTGGGAGCTTTTGACGAACTCTTTAAGGCACATTTCGTCTTCGGTACGTCTTACAGTTCTTGCCTGAACAACTTTTTCACTTTTGTCCAAACAACTATCTACAACATTGACATGGGTGAAACAAAGGAGACTCCTCGAGTTGCAGAGTTAAGAGCCAGAATGTTGCATTAA
- the LOC143528675 gene encoding uncharacterized protein LOC143528675 isoform X1: MLVRVRFGGEQKYVKLPELTFEAFLKEVHSKFNIPEDRLPDIKVYDQSDTEIDAEVFEDIAKESPGTFRVTLANEELEFTGASQSSSSSVRSDDTIILTVTSCDPDAEAATGESSQAKRPCRINCEAKALIEKILASKPGGERIMQEYAKTKTLTDPTRRQMINILAAEMTETHGTSPPKSVRVMYAQGIVGLFPYLEDPYSQHGYEHYYDPESGSGYLAWRLKTIQRKTAEERGATGCKSPKIGGPGCGRQPFTSDEVPTDEDMEAAIAVLRYSADEGTVRSKMKTTFSYRQAMIKDANKSADVFSVFPRFLDTPGLIEQDFRLLFGEVTSNKFLERWPTTFKRKIMEESHGLVATSVLLDLLQNAESANEDEHVAWDSDMSAIMLLLHLLPPSAQGKKRPGKMSASQAVDQLIRFQKVGTSVQQHLDTIKVSCQPYLLALGPTKNNIHAYFIVIDKYALPCKATASVGAFDELFKAHFVFGTSYSSCLNNFFTFVQTTIYNIDMGETKETPRVAELRARMLH; this comes from the exons ATGTTAGTACGTGTTCGGTTTGGGGGAGAGCAAAAATATGTTAAGCTCCCCGAACTCACATTTGAGGCTTTCTTGAAAGAAG tgcattcCAAATTTAACATACCAGAGGATAGACTGCCAGACATCAAGGTGTATGACCAATCAGACACAGAAATTGATGCTGAAGTCTTTGAAGACATTGCAAAGGAGTCACCTGGAACTTTTCGAGTCACTCTAGCTAATGAAGAACTTG aattCACAGGCGCCTCTCAGTCATCCTCATCATCTGTAAGATCTGATGACACCATTATTCTAACCGTAACTTCCTGTGACCCGGATGCAGAAGCAGCCACTGGCGAAAGTAGCCAAGCTAAAAGACCATGTCGAATAAACTGTGAGGCAAAAGCG TTGATTGAAAAAATCCTAGCATCGAAACCTGGTGGTGAACGAATTATGCAAGAGTATGCAAAAACCAAAACCTTGACAGATCCCACCAGAAGACAGATGATAAATATACTTGCCGCTGAGATGACAGAAACACATGG GACATCTCCTCCGAAGAGTGTTAGGGTGATGTATGCACAGGGAATAGTTGGGCTGTTTCCTTATCTGGAGGATCCATATTCCCAACATGGATAT gaaCATTACTATGATCCAGAAAGTGGATCTGGATATCTGGCTTGGCGATTGAAGACCATACAAAGAAAAACAGCAGAAGAAAGAGGTGCCACAGGATGCAAATCGCCCAAAA TTGGTGGACCAGGTTGTGGCCGACAACCCTTCACCAGTGATGAAGTGCCAACTGATGAGGACATGGAAGCAGCCATTGCTGTTTTGAGATACTCTGCTGATGAAGGCACTGTCCGTTCCAAGATGAAAACTACCTTCTCTTATCGCCAAGCAATGATTAAAGATGCAAACAAATCAGCAGATGTCTTTTCTGTCTTCCCACGGTTCCTGGACACACCAGGACTg ATAGAGCAAGACTTCAGACTTCTGTTTGGTGAGGTAACATCTAACAAGTTCCTGGAAAGGTGGCCAACAACctttaaaagaaaaataatgGAGGAAAGCCATGGACTTGTAGCAACCTCAGTTCTACTGGATTTATTGCAAAATGCTGAGTCTGCTAATGAAGATGAGCATG TAGCCTGGGACAGTGACATGTCTGCAATCATGCTGTTGTTGCATCTATTACCACCATCTGCACAAGGAAAAAAACGCCCCGGAAAGATGTCTGCATCTCAAGCTGTAGATCAGCTCATCAGATTTCAAAAG GTTGGAACCAGTGTGCAGCAGCACCTAGACACCatcaaagtaagctgtcagcCCTATCTGCTTGCCCTGGGACCCACAAAGAACAACATTCACGCCTACTTCATTGTGATCGACAAATATGCACTTCCATGCAAGGCAACAGCTTCAGTGGGAGCTTTTGACGAACTCTTTAAGGCACATTTCGTCTTCGGTACGTCTTACAGTTCTTGCCTGAACAACTTTTTCACTTTTGTCCAAACAACTATCTACAACATTGACATGGGTGAAACAAAGGAGACTCCTCGAGTTGCAGAGTTAAGAGCCAGAATGTTGCATTAA
- the scamp4 gene encoding secretory carrier-associated membrane protein 4, which translates to MTERPNNFPPLPGFVRIKPCFYQNFDEEIPDAHRQIVRRVYHLWMLYSITLCVNVVSCIAWWAGGGGVENFGFALLWLALFGPCSYICWFRTLYKAFRADSSCNFMMFFFIFFLQCVVAVIQTLGFKGWGASGWIATVTFFSTNVGSGVIMLFSAVLFTIVSGLMVLVLIRIHRLYRGGGGSLQRAQDEWSTGVWKSAPAREAAFKTVAESGPSLPQAAVPNYPDSRPW; encoded by the exons ATGACGG AACGACCCAACAACTTTCCACCTCTGCCTGGATTTGTGCGAATTAAGCCATGTTTCTATCAAAACTTCGACGAAGAAATCCCTGATGCTCATCGCCAGATCGTTCGCAGAGTTTACCACCTTTGGATGT TGTACTCGATTACATTATGTGTCAACGTGGTGTCTTGCATAGCCTGGTGggctggaggaggtggagtggaAAATTTTGGCTTTGCTCTTCTCTGGCTTGCGCTGTTCGGCCCCTGTAGTTACATCTGTTGGTTCAGGACGCTTTACAAAGCATTCAG GGCCGACAGCTCGTGTAACTTCATGATgttcttttttattttctttcttcaaTGTGTTGTTGCCGTTATTCAGACCTTAGGATTTAAAGGCTGGGGTGCAAG tggctggaTAGCAACAGTGACGTTTTTCAGCACTAATGTGGGGTCAGGTGTGATTATGCTCTTCTCAGCTGTGCTATTCACTATTGTCTCAGGACTTATGGTACTTGTTCTGATCAGG ATTCACCGGCTCTACCGTGGTGGGGGAGGCAGCCTCCAGCGTGCCCAGGATGAGTGGAGCACTGGGGTGTGGAAGAGTGCCCCTGCCAGAGAAGCTGCCTTTAAAACCGTTGCGGAGAGCGGTCCCAGTCTTCCCCAGGCCGCTGTGCCCAATTATCCAGACAGCAGACCATGGTAA